The region GCTTCGCCTTCAACTCCCGCAGCTTGGCTTCGACGTACGGAGCAAGCTCCGCGGAGCGGTCGACAAGGTTGAGCCGCCGCATCTCGTTGATGGTCGCGACCGCAGGCGCGAGCGTCATGGGATGCGCCTCATAGGTGTGGCCGTGGGAGAAGTAATGATCCTGGAAGAACGCGCCGATCTTCTCGCTTGTGGCGCACAGCCCGAGCGGCACGTACGCGCTGGTGATGCCCTTGGCGGTGGTGAGGATATCCGGCACCACGCCCCAGTGCTCCATGGCGAACCACTTGCCGGTGCGCCCCCAGCCGGTCATGACCTCATCTGCAATCAGCAGCACACCGTACTCGTCGCAGATCTTGCGGAGCTTCGGCATGTACTCCTCCGGCGGCACGAGCACGCCGTTGGTGCCGACGATCGGCTCGACCAGCACGGCCGCTACGTCAGACTCGTTGCGGATCATGTGTTCCAGGTAGTCGGCGCAGGCGATCCCGCAGGCAGGATACGTGTGCTTGATGGGACAGCGATAGCAGTTGACCTCCGGCGCAAAGATCACGCCCTGCTGCTTGCCGCGCGGCTCCATGGCCCAGCGGCGCGGATCGCCCGTAGCGGCAATGCTGCCGGCGGTCGAGCCGTGATAGCTACGGTAGCGCGCGATGATCTTGGTCTTGCCCGTATACATGCGGGCGATCTTGAAGGCGGCCTCGTTCGCGTCCGTGCCGGAGGTGGTGAAGAAGAACTTGTTCAGCGAGGGCGGCAGGATCTCCAGCAGCAGCTTTGAGAGCTCTGCACGGCAGGTGGTCGCATAGCCCGGCATCGCATACGCAAGCTCCTCGGCCTGTGCGGCGATGCTCGCGATGACGGCAGGATTCTTGTGCCCCAGGTTCGAGCACATGAGCTGCGAGGAGAAGTCGAGATATTGCTTGCCGTTGCCGTCGGTGATCGTGCAGTCCTTGGCATCGACGATATGCAGCGGATTCCAGCTTTTCTGGAAGCGCCAGGTGCCGTAGTTGGTGGTGCGGACGATATCGACGACTTCCTGCGAGGTGAGGGTACTGCCGGGTGTGCTCATGGTTACGGCCTTTCGAGCTCAAGTGACTGCTGCAAGGTTGAGGTTGCACCAACGGAGGTCATCAGCGCAAGGTAGACGCCCGCCGAGACAAAGAAACCGACGAACCACGCGCCGCTATAAAGCCAGTGCAGCGCGGGCACCACGAGCCCCACCAGCGCCAATGCAACGCCCGCCACCAGTGCGATCAGCGCTCGCGGATTGATGCCGCTGGAGTACTCGTAGGCCCCGTTGCGGCGGTAGAGATCATCCAGCGATAGCCGCCGATGCCGCAGCAGAAAATAGTCTGCGACCATGATGCCCGCCACCGGGCCCAGGAGCCCGGAGTAGCCCACCAGCCAGCTTGTGAAGTTGGAGGAAGAACTCATCAGCTTCCAAGGCATGATCGCGAGGCCCAGCACGCCGGTGATCAGGCCGCCGGTGCGGAACGAAATGCGGCTCGGGGCTAGGTTGGCGAAGTCGTTGGAAGGTCCGACGACGTTGGCCCCGATGTTCACGTTCAACGTCGCGACCAACAGGCCGATCAGCGCGAAGAAGGCCACCACCGGCTGATGAAACTTGCCCAGCAGCTCAACCGGCGACCAGATGGGATGGCCGAAGACGACGGCCGACGCGGAGGTGCAGGCGATGCCCAGCGACGCGTAAAGCGTCATCGCCACTGGTAGCCCAAAGGCCTGCCCGAAGATCTGCGCGTCCTGCGACTTGGCATAGCGCGTGAAGTCCGGGATGTTCAGCGAGAGCGTCGCCCAGTACCCCACCATACCCGTCAGCGCCGGCAGAAAGAAGGCCAGAAAGCTGCGTGTCGTATGGAACTGCGAGGGCGCAGCCAGCATCGGCCCCAGCCCGCCGGCGCGGTGATACAGAAAAGCCAGCAGAGCGAGCGACATGATCGCCATGAACGGCGCTGAGAAGCTCTGCAGATGGCGGATGGATTCCACGCCCCGATAGACGACGATCATGTTCAGCAGCCAGAAGCCGAGGAAGCAAGCCCACAGGATCGGCTGAGAGCCGGCAGTGGAAGGTGCCAGCACGCCGACCATGGCGGCAATGGCACCGCCGCCGATCCAGCACTGAATCCCGAACCAACCGCACGCCACGATCGCACGCAGCAGCGCCGGAACGTTCGCGCCCCGAGGCCCAAACGGCGCACGCACAATGACAGGGAAGGGAATGCCATACTTCGCTCCGGCGTGCGCGTTGAGCAGCATCGGAATCAGCACGATGAGGTTGCCCAGCAGGATCGTCAGCACCGCCTGCCACCAGTTCATGCCGCCTGCGATCAACCCCGCCGCCAGCATGTACGTCGTGACCTCCATCGACATGGAGAACCACAACGCAATGTAGTTGTACGTGCCCCAGGTGCGGTCTTCGACGCTTGTCGGCGCAAGGTCAGCGTTATAAAGCCGCGGGTCCGGATCGCTTATCTCAGTGGAACCACGCGTGGTGGGAGCGGCGATCAAGCCATTCCTCCGGCGTTCGCCTCGGTCCGCAGGAAGCGCCCGTATCCTGCTTCGCCTACGAAGCGGCCCTCATCCACAATCAGCTTGCCGCGCGAGTAAACCTTGCTGGCATTGCCCTTCACGGTCCAGCCTTCGAACATGCTGTAGTCCGTGTTCATCGCCTGCGTGGCCGCGCTGATCGTGTACTCCGCGTTCGGATTCCACAGCAGCACATCCGCATCGAACCCTGCCGCGATCTGCCCCTTCTGCGGCAGTCCGAAGATCTTTGCGGGCGCAGACGAGGTCAGTTCCACAAAGCGCTCCGGCGTCAGTAAGCCTGCGTTCACACCGTAGTGCCACAGCAGTTGCAGGCGGTTCTCGATCCCCGGCCCACCGTTGGGAATCTTCGTAAAGTCGTCCTTGCCCAGCGCCTTCTGGTCTTCAAACCTGAAAGGACAGTGATCGGTCGAAACCACACTCAAAGACCCATCCGCCAGTGCCTCCCACAACGGCGCGTGGTTCGTCTTCGAGCGCAGCGGCGGCGTAAACACGTACTTCGCCTCGTCGAAACTCTTGCCCGGCATCTGCTCCTCGAGCGAGAGCACCAGGTACTGCGTACACGTCTCCGCCAGCGCCTTCAGACCACGCGCCTGCGCCGCCTTCAGCTCCCGCAGGCTGTCCGTGTTGGACAGATGAACGATATACACCGAAGCCCCGGCCATCTCCGCCAGGGCAATCGCACGGTGCGTCGCCTCCGCCTCCGCCTGTGTGCTGCGGGTCAGCGCATGGAAGTGCGGGGCCGTCTTGCCTTCGGCCAGCGCCTGCGCCACGATCACGTCGATCGCCGCACCATTCTCCGCGTGGATCAGGCACAGCGCCTTCAACTCCGCCGCATGCTGCATGACGCGGAACATCAGCCCGTCGTCGATCATCAGCACATTCGGATACGCCATGAACAGCTTGAAGGTCGTGATGCCTTCAGCCACCATCGCGTCCATCTCACGCAGCGTTTCGTGCTCGGAGCCTCCATGCGGGTTCAGGTCCGTGATCGCCATATGCAGCCCGTAGTCGATACACGCCTTTCCCGCAGCCTTCCCACGCCAGACCGTCAGCGCATCGCCCAGCGTATGCCCGTGCGACTGCAGCGCGAAGTCGAACACCGTCGTGGTCCCACCCACCGCTGCCGCGCGAGTCCCGGTAAAGTAATCGTCCGCGGACGTCGTTCCGCCAAACGGCATATCCAGATGCGTATGGACGTCGATCCCACCCGGCATCACCAGTAACCCCGTCGCATCCACCACCGTATGCCCGGCCGGATCGAGCCCAGCCGCGACCGCGACGATCCGCTCGCCCTCGATCAGTACATCCGCCTTCACGCTGCCGCCGGCGTTGACTACGGTCCCATGCTGAATCAGTACACTCAAAGCCATCTCTCCTTCACATCCATGACGACAACCGTCCTTCATCAGAGCCGCGCGCCTGTATCAGCGTCTGGTCGTGCGGCGATTCACAGCAAAGTCCAGTACAGCCAGCACGCCAATCACGATCAATAAAACAAAACTCATCGCCCCCACTACAACCAGGTCCCCGCTGAAGACGTTCCAGGACTGCACCATGCCGCGCATAGACAGGAACCCGTACACCCCGTACACCATCCCGGCCATAGAGAGTACCGCCAGCCATGGGCGAGCCTTCGCCACGCGCCAGTACAGCAGCGCCGCCGCGACCAGCAGTCCACCCTTGATCCAGTCGCCGCTGCCGGCCGTCATCGCCTGCCCCCATGTGGCATGGCCCTTGAGATACATGGCGGTCATCAAGCGGGCTGCGAAAAAAAAGCAGCAGGCTTCCAGCAGGATCGCAACCGCAACCAGAATGGGTAATCTCTTCAACCGCTAAATCCCTTCTTTTCCTGAAACCTTTGCGCTTCCGTGATGCCACATCGCGGCTCCTGACGCGAACAGCGCCAGCGCCGCCGCATAAGAGAGTGGTGTCTCGACCAGACCCGCGCCTGCCGTGAAAAAGTCCTTCACTGCATCAGCGACCACCACCACCCCGCCCGCAAGATAGCAGATGGCGGCTCCAATCACCATCGCGATACCCAGAACCTTGGTCCACACCGGCACATGAATCTCAAACTTCTTCGGCTCCGGCGGCAGCCCACCCTTGACCTTCACCTCAAGCTCATAGCCCACCACACCTTCAAACTCGAACCCGTGGTAGGTGCCCTTGATCTTCTGTCCCTGGTACGTGTACTTGAAGCCGTTCGGCGGCACCAGCGCGAACTCCGTCGTCGCCAGTACCTTATCCCCGGACCGTATCGTCGAGCCTACCGCCAGCGCGACCTCCGCCTTGCCGTCCTTGACGCTCGCCGTGCTCTTCGTAAACAGGTCCTTGAAGACTCCGTCCGCTTCCTTCTTGTACTCGGACTCCATTCCTTCTTTCGTCAACGTCAATCCGCCCGTGATGACGCCTTCCTTCTGCAGCGTCACTTCACCCTTCAGGCTCAGCTTCAGCTCCGCGACCGGCGTCTCGGTCTGCGCGATAACGCCGGCCAGCTCATACTTGAACGCCGGAAACAACACCGGCCTCGCATGCTCAAAGGGGCCGCTCCGAGTCGCTTCATTCAGCTTCTCCGTCGCGTGATCGTGAACCGGCATGGGCGAGGGGGGGGGCGGAGGCAGGGGTGGTGTAAGAGTCTTCGTGACCGGGGTCACTGACGCTGTCGGCTGACTCTCAGGCTTGCTCGCCGCCCGGTGCCGTGCCGAGCCGGCGGGAGGGATGATCAGATCCAGGCCAATTGCAATCGGCTTGC is a window of Granulicella tundricola MP5ACTX9 DNA encoding:
- a CDS encoding LysM peptidoglycan-binding domain-containing protein, whose translation is MSETTFPRFKRYRVKRGDTLWKIANHAYGHGDLWPGISYANHLKRGKPIAIGLDLIIPPAGSARHRAASKPESQPTASVTPVTKTLTPPLPPPPPSPMPVHDHATEKLNEATRSGPFEHARPVLFPAFKYELAGVIAQTETPVAELKLSLKGEVTLQKEGVITGGLTLTKEGMESEYKKEADGVFKDLFTKSTASVKDGKAEVALAVGSTIRSGDKVLATTEFALVPPNGFKYTYQGQKIKGTYHGFEFEGVVGYELEVKVKGGLPPEPKKFEIHVPVWTKVLGIAMVIGAAICYLAGGVVVVADAVKDFFTAGAGLVETPLSYAAALALFASGAAMWHHGSAKVSGKEGI
- a CDS encoding aminotransferase family protein encodes the protein MSTPGSTLTSQEVVDIVRTTNYGTWRFQKSWNPLHIVDAKDCTITDGNGKQYLDFSSQLMCSNLGHKNPAVIASIAAQAEELAYAMPGYATTCRAELSKLLLEILPPSLNKFFFTTSGTDANEAAFKIARMYTGKTKIIARYRSYHGSTAGSIAATGDPRRWAMEPRGKQQGVIFAPEVNCYRCPIKHTYPACGIACADYLEHMIRNESDVAAVLVEPIVGTNGVLVPPEEYMPKLRKICDEYGVLLIADEVMTGWGRTGKWFAMEHWGVVPDILTTAKGITSAYVPLGLCATSEKIGAFFQDHYFSHGHTYEAHPMTLAPAVATINEMRRLNLVDRSAELAPYVEAKLRELKAKHPSVGDVRGKGLFWAVELVKNQTTKEPFNTYSDKVSGTPLLVDQIAGKCMADGVIIQAWVSHFVVAPPLIVTREEIDRGIATLDKHLALADALVEPDRAREVSFDFNLVTSTSATSDS
- a CDS encoding NCS1 family nucleobase:cation symporter-1, translating into MIAAPTTRGSTEISDPDPRLYNADLAPTSVEDRTWGTYNYIALWFSMSMEVTTYMLAAGLIAGGMNWWQAVLTILLGNLIVLIPMLLNAHAGAKYGIPFPVIVRAPFGPRGANVPALLRAIVACGWFGIQCWIGGGAIAAMVGVLAPSTAGSQPILWACFLGFWLLNMIVVYRGVESIRHLQSFSAPFMAIMSLALLAFLYHRAGGLGPMLAAPSQFHTTRSFLAFFLPALTGMVGYWATLSLNIPDFTRYAKSQDAQIFGQAFGLPVAMTLYASLGIACTSASAVVFGHPIWSPVELLGKFHQPVVAFFALIGLLVATLNVNIGANVVGPSNDFANLAPSRISFRTGGLITGVLGLAIMPWKLMSSSSNFTSWLVGYSGLLGPVAGIMVADYFLLRHRRLSLDDLYRRNGAYEYSSGINPRALIALVAGVALALVGLVVPALHWLYSGAWFVGFFVSAGVYLALMTSVGATSTLQQSLELERP
- the hydA gene encoding dihydropyrimidinase; this translates as MALSVLIQHGTVVNAGGSVKADVLIEGERIVAVAAGLDPAGHTVVDATGLLVMPGGIDVHTHLDMPFGGTTSADDYFTGTRAAAVGGTTTVFDFALQSHGHTLGDALTVWRGKAAGKACIDYGLHMAITDLNPHGGSEHETLREMDAMVAEGITTFKLFMAYPNVLMIDDGLMFRVMQHAAELKALCLIHAENGAAIDVIVAQALAEGKTAPHFHALTRSTQAEAEATHRAIALAEMAGASVYIVHLSNTDSLRELKAAQARGLKALAETCTQYLVLSLEEQMPGKSFDEAKYVFTPPLRSKTNHAPLWEALADGSLSVVSTDHCPFRFEDQKALGKDDFTKIPNGGPGIENRLQLLWHYGVNAGLLTPERFVELTSSAPAKIFGLPQKGQIAAGFDADVLLWNPNAEYTISAATQAMNTDYSMFEGWTVKGNASKVYSRGKLIVDEGRFVGEAGYGRFLRTEANAGGMA